One Amycolatopsis thermophila DNA segment encodes these proteins:
- a CDS encoding DinB family protein: MTEIPAANYALPWSGDTRPPLPKTGDEREILTAYLDWHRQTFELKCAGVPADRLSGKPVPPSGLSLHGLARHLAGVERWWFRIQFRGEDVPHLYYSDDDPDQDFERLDGDPAEALAVWRAECEVSRRIVADAPSLDVTGVHAASGEPISLRRIIVHLLAEYARHNGHADLLRERIDGATGY; encoded by the coding sequence ATGACCGAGATACCCGCCGCCAACTACGCGCTGCCGTGGTCCGGCGACACGCGCCCGCCCCTGCCGAAGACCGGTGACGAGCGCGAGATCCTCACCGCCTACCTGGACTGGCACCGGCAGACCTTCGAACTCAAGTGCGCCGGGGTGCCGGCGGATCGCCTGTCCGGCAAGCCCGTCCCGCCCTCGGGCCTGAGCCTGCACGGACTGGCGCGCCACCTCGCGGGCGTCGAGCGGTGGTGGTTTCGCATCCAGTTCCGCGGCGAGGACGTGCCCCACCTGTACTACTCCGACGACGATCCGGACCAGGACTTCGAGCGGCTGGACGGCGATCCGGCGGAGGCGCTGGCGGTGTGGCGCGCCGAATGCGAGGTGTCGCGGCGGATCGTGGCCGACGCGCCCTCGCTGGACGTCACGGGCGTGCACGCGGCGTCCGGCGAGCCGATCTCGCTGCGGCGCATCATCGTGCACCTGCTCGCCGAGTACGCGCGCCACAACGGCCACGCCGACCTGCTGCGAGAACGGATCGACGGGGCCACCGGGTACTGA
- a CDS encoding cytochrome P450, whose product MSATADIPHGLPVERDAGPFDPPREITRLREARPVSPLVFPDGHEGWLVTGYEAVRQLMADTRFSSRLDLGVVHVPYETPGMPAATEPSPQIPGMFIAMDPPDHSRLRRRLTGAFTVKRMKALEEHIAEIVERQLDHLAGLTPPVDLVEEFALPVPSLVICELLGVPYADRDTFQADSARFMVREQSLEEKMGAYVALNTYLAELVTAKRADPGEDILSDLARHDDLTVEELTGAAFLLLLAGHETTANMLSLGTFALLEHPDQLAELRDDPELMPGAVEELMRYLSVADIFYRYATDDLELGGETITKGSTVVVSLLAANRDPQRFDNPDELDIHRTARGHVGFGHGVHQCLGQQLARIEMRAGFQALLRRFPNLELAVPADEVKLRTDMNIYGVHELPVTWTGTAQ is encoded by the coding sequence ATGAGCGCAACGGCCGACATCCCGCACGGCCTCCCCGTGGAGCGCGACGCCGGTCCCTTCGACCCGCCCCGCGAGATCACCCGGTTGCGCGAAGCCCGCCCGGTCAGCCCGCTGGTCTTCCCCGACGGTCACGAGGGCTGGCTCGTCACCGGCTATGAAGCGGTCCGGCAGCTCATGGCCGACACCCGGTTCAGCTCGCGCCTGGACCTCGGCGTCGTCCACGTGCCGTACGAGACCCCCGGCATGCCCGCCGCCACCGAACCGTCCCCGCAGATCCCCGGCATGTTCATCGCGATGGACCCGCCGGACCACAGCAGGCTCCGGCGCAGGCTGACCGGCGCGTTCACCGTCAAGCGGATGAAGGCGCTCGAGGAGCACATCGCCGAGATCGTCGAGCGGCAACTGGACCACCTGGCGGGCCTGACCCCGCCGGTCGACCTGGTCGAGGAGTTCGCACTCCCGGTGCCGTCGCTGGTGATCTGCGAACTGCTCGGCGTGCCCTACGCCGACCGGGACACCTTCCAGGCCGACTCGGCCCGGTTCATGGTCCGGGAGCAGTCGCTCGAGGAGAAGATGGGTGCCTACGTCGCGCTGAACACCTACCTGGCCGAACTGGTCACGGCCAAGCGCGCCGACCCGGGCGAGGACATCCTGTCCGACCTGGCCCGCCACGACGACCTCACCGTCGAGGAGCTGACCGGGGCTGCCTTCCTGCTGCTGCTCGCGGGACACGAGACCACGGCCAACATGCTGTCGCTGGGCACGTTCGCGCTGCTGGAGCACCCGGACCAGCTGGCCGAACTGCGCGACGACCCGGAGCTGATGCCCGGCGCCGTCGAGGAACTCATGCGCTACCTGTCCGTCGCCGACATCTTCTACCGCTACGCCACCGACGACCTCGAGCTCGGCGGCGAGACGATCACCAAGGGCTCGACCGTCGTCGTCTCCCTGCTGGCCGCCAACCGCGACCCCCAGCGGTTCGACAACCCGGACGAGCTGGACATCCACCGCACGGCTCGCGGCCACGTGGGGTTCGGCCACGGCGTGCACCAGTGCCTCGGCCAGCAGCTCGCCCGCATCGAGATGCGCGCCGGTTTCCAGGCGCTGCTGCGCCGCTTCCCGAACCTCGAACTCGCCGTGCCCGCCGACGAGGTCAAGCTCCGGACCGACATGAACATCTACGGCGTCCACGAGCTCCCGGTCACCTGGACCGGCACCGCGCAGTAG
- a CDS encoding carbohydrate kinase family protein, translated as MTVVVVGDAGLDVVARHEGPIVYGGDSRSRVRLAGGGAGANTALWLAAAGVPTTLIARVGDDAGGRLMRSELEAAGVSCAFAVDASAPTCCVVVLVDGSGQRSMLPDRGANGRFSPADVDPAVLATADHLHLSGYVLLDPSSRPAGLAALAAAKEAGLTTSVDPQAAALITDPRAFLDDVRGTDLLMPNTAELQALTGSAEPASAKALLDDVGAVVVTAGLDGATWVDRSGVTSVPAQDAECVDSTGAGDAFDAGVLAAWLRHESTVDVLRTGVRLGARAVTKVGAQP; from the coding sequence GTGACCGTCGTGGTGGTCGGGGACGCCGGGCTGGACGTGGTGGCCCGGCACGAGGGTCCGATCGTGTACGGCGGCGACTCGCGCTCGCGGGTGCGGCTGGCCGGTGGCGGCGCGGGCGCGAACACGGCGCTGTGGCTGGCCGCGGCCGGTGTCCCGACGACGCTGATCGCGCGCGTCGGCGACGACGCCGGCGGCCGCCTGATGCGGTCCGAGCTGGAGGCCGCGGGCGTGTCGTGCGCGTTCGCGGTCGACGCGTCCGCGCCCACGTGCTGTGTCGTGGTGCTGGTGGACGGCTCGGGTCAGCGGAGCATGCTGCCGGACCGGGGCGCCAACGGGCGGTTCTCGCCGGCGGACGTCGATCCGGCCGTGCTGGCCACGGCGGACCACCTGCACCTGTCCGGGTACGTGCTGCTCGACCCGTCGTCGCGGCCGGCCGGGCTGGCCGCGCTGGCGGCGGCGAAGGAGGCCGGGCTGACGACGTCGGTGGACCCGCAGGCTGCCGCGCTGATCACCGACCCGCGGGCGTTCCTGGACGACGTGCGCGGGACGGACCTGCTGATGCCCAACACCGCGGAACTGCAGGCGCTGACCGGTTCCGCCGAGCCCGCGTCGGCGAAGGCGTTGCTGGACGACGTCGGCGCCGTGGTCGTGACCGCCGGGCTCGACGGCGCGACGTGGGTGGACCGTTCGGGCGTGACCAGCGTACCCGCGCAGGACGCGGAGTGCGTGGACTCCACAGGCGCGGGCGATGCCTTCGACGCCGGCGTGCTGGCCGCCTGGTTGCGCCACGAGTCCACTGTGGACGTCCTGCGGACGGGCGTGCGGCTGGGCGCGCGGGCGGTGACGAAAGTGGGCGCACAGCCCTGA
- a CDS encoding amidohydrolase yields MTTTDLETVLAGLDPLLPDLEELYVDLHRHPELSFAEHRTAAALAGRLREAGYDVRTGIGGTGVAGVLRNGDGPVVMLRADIDALPVAEKTGLPYASAVRAPGPDGDEVPVMHACGHDMHATWLDGAARLLASRRDAWSGTLAVVFQPGEEAGEGAEAMVRDGLFDFTGTPEVVLGQHVAPGPAGWVLTRPGVLMAATDALRVVLHGRGGHGSRPETTVDPAVLAASVVMRLQTIVSREIAATEQAVVTVGAMHVGTAHNVIADEAVLEVNVRTFDEQVRRRVLAAIERIVHGEAAAAGAPREPEIRPIATFPVTANDDGANGTLTAAFTGHFGDGRVLEAPLVTGSEDFGEFGRAAGAKSVFWLVGGLDQDTVLRAMADGRFERDVPSNHSPHFAPVLHPTLRAGVETLVVAALTFLSVGGGTLAA; encoded by the coding sequence ATGACGACCACGGACCTGGAGACGGTGCTCGCCGGGCTCGACCCGCTGCTGCCGGACCTCGAGGAGCTGTACGTCGACCTGCACCGGCACCCCGAGCTGTCCTTCGCCGAGCACCGCACCGCGGCGGCGCTCGCCGGCCGCCTGCGCGAGGCCGGTTACGACGTGCGCACGGGGATCGGCGGGACCGGCGTGGCGGGGGTGCTGCGCAACGGCGACGGCCCGGTCGTGATGCTGCGCGCGGACATCGACGCGCTGCCGGTGGCGGAGAAGACCGGATTGCCGTACGCGAGCGCGGTGCGCGCGCCCGGCCCCGACGGCGACGAGGTCCCGGTGATGCACGCGTGCGGCCACGACATGCACGCCACCTGGCTCGACGGCGCGGCCCGGCTGCTGGCGTCGCGGCGGGACGCCTGGTCGGGCACGCTCGCCGTGGTCTTCCAGCCCGGTGAGGAGGCCGGCGAGGGCGCCGAGGCCATGGTGCGCGACGGCCTGTTCGACTTCACCGGCACGCCCGAGGTGGTGCTGGGCCAGCACGTCGCGCCCGGGCCGGCCGGCTGGGTGCTGACCCGGCCGGGGGTGCTGATGGCGGCGACCGACGCGCTGCGGGTCGTGCTGCACGGCCGCGGCGGGCACGGCTCGCGCCCGGAGACGACGGTCGACCCGGCGGTGCTGGCCGCGTCGGTGGTGATGCGGTTGCAGACGATCGTGTCGCGCGAGATCGCGGCCACCGAGCAGGCCGTCGTCACGGTCGGGGCGATGCACGTGGGCACGGCGCACAACGTGATCGCCGACGAGGCGGTGCTCGAGGTCAACGTCCGGACCTTCGACGAGCAGGTCCGCCGCCGGGTGCTGGCCGCGATCGAGCGGATCGTCCACGGCGAGGCGGCGGCTGCGGGCGCGCCCCGCGAGCCGGAGATCAGGCCGATCGCGACCTTCCCGGTGACCGCCAACGACGACGGCGCGAACGGGACCCTCACCGCCGCGTTCACCGGGCACTTCGGCGACGGGCGAGTGCTGGAGGCGCCGCTGGTCACCGGCAGCGAGGACTTCGGCGAGTTCGGCCGCGCGGCCGGGGCGAAGTCGGTGTTCTGGCTGGTCGGCGGGCTGGACCAGGACACGGTCCTGCGCGCGATGGCGGACGGGCGGTTCGAGCGGGACGTGCCGTCGAACCATTCGCCGCACTTCGCGCCCGTCCTGCACCCGACGCTGCGGGCCGGGGTGGAGACACTGGTCGTGGCCGCCCTCACGTTCTTGTCGGTGGGCGGTGGCACGCTCGCCGCATGA
- a CDS encoding DUF3099 domain-containing protein: MVAVNRSPRGTGDEDTPVLITEAAPSYEDEHAARKRKYMLMMGMRFPCLVLAGLFYHTWWLALLFIVVSIPLPWVAVLIANDRPPRKSEKVSRYHRNAKALERREHRVIDG; this comes from the coding sequence GTGGTCGCGGTGAACAGGTCCCCCCGGGGCACCGGAGACGAGGACACCCCCGTTCTCATCACCGAAGCCGCCCCTTCCTACGAGGACGAGCACGCGGCCCGCAAGCGCAAGTACATGCTGATGATGGGCATGCGGTTCCCGTGCCTGGTGCTGGCCGGCCTCTTCTACCACACCTGGTGGCTCGCGCTGCTGTTCATCGTCGTCTCGATCCCGCTGCCGTGGGTCGCGGTGCTGATCGCCAACGACCGTCCCCCGCGCAAGTCGGAGAAGGTCAGCCGCTACCACCGCAACGCGAAGGCGCTCGAACGCCGGGAACACCGCGTCATCGACGGCTGA